A section of the Pedobacter sp. HDW13 genome encodes:
- a CDS encoding DUF4173 domain-containing protein — MKTKSNFLLLSTLLGGLLFSYIFWEEWLALNQLIYSIFIIAVTLFNSEVAKSNKFKIYALAHLLAAVLVVVNNSVLTSVSYCISLLFFVGFAHYQAVRTIYIAALATALQIITVPATLIKRLSELKIGKFDLKPVFKPIKYIILPLFIIFIFTAIYSGANQIFGHYLETTFTGIYNFFNNIFGFIFRDLSLPRFMHFCFGVFLTAGLIITFYNKSIEKLEASCNEKLLRIRRNKKPRSIWYEVAHTFTSQIITKKMALKTEYIIGLISFISLNLLLLCVNLIDISTLWFGYKPAGNFSADLHDGTNALIFSIILAMAVILYFFRGNLNFYHKSKTLKSLAIAWMVQNFILIISVFIRDGYYIEFYGLTHKRIGVLVFAILCIIGLATVYLKVAKERTLFYLFKVNGNIWFVLLLAFSLVNWDVFIAKYNLAHSDEVAVDADYLLSLSDKTLPLLDQNRSKLHYIPAKDLYRKEIAKPKTTQFYGELLDERIGYFKERYQTVSWLSWNLQDWNTAKYFGVNEH; from the coding sequence ATGAAAACGAAATCCAACTTTTTACTGCTTTCTACCCTGCTCGGCGGATTGCTTTTTAGCTACATCTTCTGGGAAGAGTGGCTGGCTTTGAACCAACTGATTTATAGTATTTTTATTATAGCAGTTACCCTCTTCAACAGCGAGGTAGCCAAAAGCAACAAATTCAAAATTTATGCTTTGGCTCACTTGCTGGCGGCAGTGCTTGTCGTAGTAAACAATTCGGTACTAACCAGCGTAAGTTATTGTATAAGCCTCTTGTTCTTTGTGGGCTTTGCCCATTATCAGGCAGTACGTACCATTTACATTGCGGCATTGGCTACTGCGCTTCAGATCATTACTGTACCGGCAACTTTAATTAAAAGGCTCTCTGAACTTAAGATTGGCAAATTTGATTTGAAACCCGTATTTAAGCCCATTAAGTACATCATACTTCCGCTATTTATCATTTTCATATTCACTGCGATATACAGTGGCGCCAACCAAATTTTCGGGCACTATTTGGAAACAACTTTCACCGGGATTTATAATTTCTTCAATAACATTTTCGGTTTTATCTTCCGGGATTTAAGTCTTCCACGTTTTATGCATTTCTGCTTCGGAGTATTTTTAACTGCCGGATTAATTATCACTTTTTACAACAAAAGCATTGAAAAACTTGAAGCCAGCTGTAACGAAAAATTATTAAGGATAAGACGGAACAAAAAACCAAGAAGCATCTGGTACGAAGTTGCCCACACTTTTACCAGCCAGATTATCACTAAAAAAATGGCCCTGAAAACCGAATATATCATCGGGCTCATATCCTTTATTTCGTTAAACCTCCTGCTCTTATGTGTTAACTTGATCGATATTTCTACGCTCTGGTTCGGTTATAAACCAGCAGGTAATTTCTCAGCCGACTTGCACGACGGCACAAACGCCTTAATTTTCAGTATCATATTGGCCATGGCAGTAATTTTATATTTCTTCCGCGGCAACCTTAATTTTTACCATAAAAGCAAAACCCTAAAAAGCTTGGCTATTGCCTGGATGGTGCAGAATTTTATCCTCATCATTTCCGTGTTCATTCGTGATGGCTATTATATCGAATTTTATGGTCTCACCCACAAGAGAATCGGTGTTTTGGTTTTCGCTATCCTTTGTATCATTGGCCTGGCCACCGTTTACCTCAAAGTTGCGAAAGAGCGAACCTTGTTTTACCTGTTTAAAGTAAACGGAAATATCTGGTTTGTACTTCTGCTTGCTTTCAGTCTCGTAAACTGGGATGTTTTTATTGCCAAATATAACCTGGCGCATAGCGATGAGGTTGCAGTAGATGCCGATTACCTGCTATCGTTATCTGATAAAACGTTGCCTTTATTGGATCAAAATCGTTCAAAACTGCATTACATTCCAGCAAAAGACCTTTACCGAAAAGAAATTGCCAAACCAAAAACCACACAGTTTTATGGCGAACTACTGGACGAGCGCATTGGTTATTTTAAAGAACGCTATCAAACGGTAAGCTGGCTATCCTGGAATTTGCAGGATTGGAATACAGCGAAATATTTTGGGGTTAATGAACACTAA
- a CDS encoding transcriptional regulator, whose amino-acid sequence MKNPIADLNKIFDSRIRLGVMSVLIVNDEIGFNDLKQMLELTDGNLASHLSTLEQAEFIKVHKGFIGRKTSTTYSITELGKQAFKAHLDALEKMIKKL is encoded by the coding sequence ATGAAGAACCCGATAGCAGATTTAAACAAGATTTTCGATAGCAGGATCAGGCTGGGCGTAATGTCTGTACTGATCGTGAACGATGAGATCGGCTTTAACGATTTAAAACAGATGCTTGAACTTACTGACGGTAACCTGGCTTCGCACCTCAGCACTTTGGAGCAAGCAGAGTTTATTAAAGTACACAAAGGTTTTATTGGTCGCAAAACCAGTACCACCTACTCTATTACCGAATTGGGCAAGCAAGCTTTTAAAGCGCACTTAGATGCCCTCGAAAAAATGATAAAAAAGCTGTAA
- a CDS encoding HAD family hydrolase, which produces MDVNQHIKDKQLVIFELDNVLFPEKDYLLQVYYLFAQFIEYSEQKGAGPIIEFMRAEYERAGTTQLFENTAKQFGIDSKYKYNFDLLHQNARLPLKLLLYKNMLSFMQELVVDRKKICIVTAGNAEQQLNKIKQTEWNGLEQYLTVYFSDELNQSKAEIFQKILNDNNLSPNEALVVGANNFDEEQSKLVNLPYIVSLEIYK; this is translated from the coding sequence ATGGATGTTAATCAACATATAAAAGATAAGCAGCTGGTTATTTTCGAACTCGATAATGTACTTTTTCCCGAAAAGGATTATCTGTTACAGGTTTATTACCTGTTTGCACAGTTTATTGAATATAGCGAGCAAAAGGGGGCAGGACCAATTATTGAGTTTATGCGAGCTGAATACGAAAGAGCAGGTACTACACAACTTTTCGAAAACACAGCCAAACAATTTGGCATAGACAGCAAGTACAAGTACAATTTTGATTTGTTACATCAAAATGCGCGCCTGCCTTTAAAGCTCTTGCTTTATAAAAATATGCTGTCGTTTATGCAGGAACTGGTTGTAGACCGTAAAAAAATATGTATTGTAACAGCAGGAAATGCCGAACAGCAGCTCAACAAAATAAAGCAAACCGAGTGGAATGGTTTGGAACAATACCTAACCGTTTATTTTAGTGATGAACTAAACCAGTCAAAAGCAGAAATTTTCCAGAAGATACTAAACGACAATAATTTATCGCCAAATGAAGCGTTAGTTGTTGGTGCAAATAATTTTGATGAAGAACAATCTAAATTAGTTAATTTGCCGTATATTGTGTCACTAGAAATTTACAAATAA
- a CDS encoding S41 family peptidase yields MFRKSFSQNVFLGALIVAVGCTVSCKKSKTEPDAVVESNLLQTPTKDRSLLTKDSIFLYAKQTYFWNVGMPNYDTFNPRQYSSNNAIIAAFKALPSTGGKDKYSFIDDGSVASQLSGAGEDYGFSANFDASDLLRVTYVYPGSPADQQGLKRGYQLTKVNGGGTSRSSSTDISNLNASIFGDNPSISLSFLKPGGTSQDVVINRGSYNINPVLFSNTYTVGAKKIGYIVFNSFTTNASTALDAAFTKFTTDGVTELVVDLRYNGGGSVATSELFTNLIAPPAQNGKIMYTTYWTKTMQDGNATILQNQKFYAKGNDGVTRLYSYFDYSYKPTMAAGNQETFAKRGALNGLTRVYFLVTRSTASASELLINNLKPVLDVKLIGKTTYGKPVGFFSIRIDKNDLYIPQFQTKNQLDQGEYFAGMTVDKDVADDLTKDFGDPSEKMLAQALYYSANNNFSALAKDNTLSSTSGAVRQQIDAANEKLDHGFKGMVETRKLRFK; encoded by the coding sequence ATGTTTAGAAAATCTTTCTCACAAAATGTATTTTTGGGCGCTTTGATTGTAGCGGTTGGCTGCACTGTTTCTTGTAAAAAAAGCAAAACAGAGCCCGATGCTGTTGTTGAATCTAACTTGTTGCAAACACCAACAAAAGATAGGTCGTTACTAACTAAAGATTCGATTTTTTTATATGCCAAGCAAACCTATTTTTGGAATGTGGGCATGCCCAATTACGATACTTTTAACCCGAGGCAATACAGCTCAAATAATGCCATAATAGCTGCATTTAAAGCGCTGCCAAGTACGGGTGGGAAAGATAAATATTCTTTTATTGATGATGGATCTGTAGCAAGCCAACTAAGCGGTGCTGGCGAAGATTATGGTTTTTCTGCTAATTTTGATGCCTCCGATCTGTTAAGGGTAACCTATGTTTATCCAGGCTCTCCGGCAGATCAGCAAGGGTTAAAGCGGGGTTACCAGCTTACGAAAGTTAACGGCGGTGGCACTTCACGATCGAGCAGTACCGATATTTCCAATTTAAATGCTTCAATATTTGGCGATAATCCGTCAATTTCATTAAGCTTTTTAAAACCAGGCGGAACTTCACAAGATGTTGTGATTAACCGCGGCAGCTACAATATCAATCCTGTTTTGTTTAGCAATACCTACACGGTTGGGGCAAAAAAGATTGGTTACATTGTATTTAATAGTTTTACTACCAATGCATCAACAGCTTTGGATGCTGCTTTTACAAAATTTACAACCGATGGGGTTACTGAGCTGGTGGTAGATTTAAGGTACAATGGCGGTGGTTCTGTAGCTACTTCCGAATTGTTTACTAATTTAATTGCACCTCCTGCCCAAAATGGTAAAATTATGTACACTACATACTGGACCAAAACCATGCAGGATGGCAACGCAACGATTTTGCAGAACCAGAAATTTTATGCCAAAGGCAACGATGGTGTAACCAGGCTGTATTCTTATTTCGATTATTCTTATAAGCCAACAATGGCGGCCGGTAATCAGGAGACTTTTGCCAAACGTGGTGCTTTAAACGGTTTAACCAGGGTTTATTTTTTGGTTACCAGAAGCACAGCCTCAGCCAGTGAGCTATTAATTAACAATTTAAAGCCGGTGTTGGATGTGAAATTGATTGGCAAAACAACATACGGCAAGCCAGTAGGTTTCTTCTCTATCCGGATTGATAAAAATGATTTGTACATCCCGCAGTTTCAAACCAAGAACCAGTTGGATCAAGGTGAATATTTTGCAGGTATGACTGTTGATAAAGATGTTGCAGATGATTTAACAAAAGATTTTGGAGACCCTTCAGAAAAAATGCTGGCACAGGCTTTATACTATTCTGCAAACAATAATTTTTCTGCTTTAGCTAAAGATAATACACTTAGCAGTACTTCTGGTGCGGTTAGACAACAAATTGATGCAGCCAACGAAAAGCTCGATCATGGGTTTAAAGGAATGGTAGAAACCAGAAAGCTGAGGTTTAAGTAA
- a CDS encoding helix-hairpin-helix domain-containing protein yields MSTLHQIALTFIKSIGPVTAKNFLGYCGSAEAVFSGSKKQLLQIPGVGAKTVDAILATDALSRAEQELAFVQKHGIEVLFFRKRITRNV; encoded by the coding sequence ATGAGTACACTTCATCAAATTGCCTTAACTTTTATTAAATCTATCGGGCCGGTTACGGCTAAAAATTTTTTGGGCTATTGTGGTAGTGCCGAAGCGGTATTTTCGGGATCTAAAAAACAATTGCTGCAAATTCCAGGTGTTGGTGCCAAAACAGTCGATGCTATTTTAGCTACTGATGCATTATCACGCGCCGAACAGGAGCTTGCCTTCGTACAAAAGCACGGTATAGAAGTACTTTTTTTTCGGAAGCGAATTACCCGAAACGTTTAA
- the dprA gene encoding DNA-processing protein DprA, with protein sequence MTRRTGACLRTKARYRSTFFSEANYPKRLKNCFDAPILLYFKGNANLNQQRIISIVGTRNATDYGRNLCRQLCEVLAPYNVLVVSGLAYGIDVAVHKECIANQTTTVGVLGHGLDRLYPQVHKAVSQKMVLNGGLLSEFPILTNPDRQNFPQRNRIIAGIADVTVVIEASIKGGALITAEIANSYNKDVYAFPGRTNDVYSEGCNFLIKTNRAGLINHPKDLMYYLGWGNEVPEKKTHVQATL encoded by the coding sequence ATCACGCGCCGAACAGGAGCTTGCCTTCGTACAAAAGCACGGTATAGAAGTACTTTTTTTTCGGAAGCGAATTACCCGAAACGTTTAAAGAATTGTTTCGATGCGCCCATATTACTGTATTTTAAAGGTAATGCCAATTTAAACCAGCAAAGGATTATCAGTATTGTAGGCACCAGAAATGCCACAGATTACGGTCGCAACCTCTGCAGGCAGTTATGTGAAGTGCTGGCACCTTATAATGTTTTGGTGGTGAGCGGCCTGGCTTATGGTATTGATGTGGCTGTACACAAAGAATGCATCGCCAATCAAACCACAACTGTTGGTGTGTTGGGCCATGGTTTAGACCGGCTTTACCCGCAGGTACATAAAGCCGTTTCGCAAAAGATGGTATTAAATGGAGGCCTGCTTTCCGAATTCCCTATTTTAACCAACCCCGACAGGCAAAATTTCCCACAGCGTAACCGCATTATTGCCGGCATTGCCGATGTTACAGTGGTAATAGAAGCATCAATTAAAGGAGGTGCACTAATCACTGCCGAGATTGCCAATTCTTACAATAAAGATGTGTATGCTTTCCCTGGTCGTACCAACGATGTGTACTCTGAAGGATGTAATTTCCTGATTAAAACCAACCGTGCAGGGTTAATTAACCACCCTAAAGACCTGATGTATTATTTGGGTTGGGGTAATGAGGTGCCCGAAAAGAAAACGCATGTGCAAGCCACTTTGTAG
- the murA gene encoding UDP-N-acetylglucosamine 1-carboxyvinyltransferase: MNAFEITGGIKLKGEITPQGAKNEALQILSAVLLTEKKVTISNIPDIKDVNKLIELLGDLGVTVERIDKDTYTFEAKNIDLNFFESETFKAKGGGLRGSIMIVGPLLARFGKAAIPKPGGDKIGRRRLDTHFIGFEKLGAKFVYDSKKSFFNVDATNLQGAYILLDEASVTGTANIVMAAVLAKGTTTIYNAACEPYLQQLCKMLNRMGAKISGIGSNLLTIEGVEVLGGTEHRMLPDMIEIGSFIGMAAMTESEITIKNVCYDELGVIPEVFKKLGIKLERRGDDIYVPSQKHYEIDTFIDGSILTIADSPWPGFTPDLLSIVLVVATQAKGNVLIHQKMFESRLFFVDKLIDMGAQIILCDPHRATVNGIDKKYKLRGISMTSPDIRAGVSLLIAALSAEGKSTIYNIEQIERGYQDIDTRLRALGAQIKRVNADAPSH, from the coding sequence ATGAACGCATTTGAAATAACAGGCGGAATTAAATTAAAAGGCGAAATTACCCCCCAGGGAGCCAAGAACGAGGCTTTACAGATTTTATCGGCGGTGTTACTTACCGAAAAAAAGGTAACCATTAGCAATATACCCGACATTAAAGATGTAAACAAACTGATTGAGCTACTGGGCGATTTAGGTGTTACAGTAGAGCGTATTGATAAGGATACCTATACTTTTGAGGCCAAAAACATAGATTTAAACTTTTTCGAATCGGAAACTTTTAAAGCTAAAGGTGGTGGTTTACGTGGTTCGATTATGATTGTTGGCCCGCTATTGGCCCGTTTTGGTAAAGCAGCAATCCCGAAACCAGGTGGCGATAAAATTGGTCGCAGAAGGTTGGATACACACTTTATCGGTTTTGAAAAATTAGGTGCCAAATTTGTTTACGACAGCAAAAAATCTTTCTTTAATGTTGATGCCACCAACTTACAAGGTGCCTACATACTGTTAGATGAAGCATCAGTAACCGGAACAGCAAACATTGTAATGGCAGCTGTTTTAGCTAAAGGTACTACCACCATTTACAATGCAGCCTGCGAACCTTATTTGCAGCAACTTTGCAAAATGCTTAACCGCATGGGCGCAAAAATTTCGGGCATTGGCTCTAACCTGCTTACCATTGAAGGTGTTGAAGTATTAGGCGGAACTGAGCACAGAATGCTACCTGATATGATCGAAATTGGTTCGTTTATCGGTATGGCGGCAATGACTGAATCAGAAATCACCATTAAAAATGTATGTTACGATGAGCTTGGTGTAATTCCTGAAGTTTTCAAAAAACTGGGTATTAAATTAGAGCGTCGTGGCGATGATATTTATGTTCCTTCGCAAAAGCACTACGAAATTGACACCTTTATCGATGGTTCTATTTTAACCATTGCCGATTCACCCTGGCCAGGTTTTACCCCTGATTTATTGAGTATCGTTTTGGTTGTAGCCACACAAGCTAAAGGAAACGTGCTAATTCACCAGAAAATGTTCGAAAGCCGTTTATTCTTTGTTGATAAACTGATTGATATGGGCGCACAAATCATCCTTTGCGATCCGCACCGTGCAACGGTTAACGGTATTGATAAGAAATACAAACTTCGCGGTATCAGCATGACTTCTCCTGATATCAGAGCAGGAGTTTCCTTATTAATTGCAGCTTTATCTGCAGAAGGAAAATCAACTATTTATAACATCGAGCAAATTGAACGCGGTTATCAGGATATCGATACCCGTTTACGTGCCTTAGGCGCGCAGATTAAGCGTGTAAATGCAGATGCACCTAGCCATTAA
- a CDS encoding DUF4290 domain-containing protein, whose product MSFDYNTTRSHLILSEYGRNVQNMVKYICELPTIEERNKYAQAVIDLMGFLQPHLRDVADFKHKLWDHLHIISGYQIDVDSPYPKPLIENAYIKPEPLAYPQQRITYKHYGKTVENLIEKAMREDNPEIKKAMVQSIANFMKMAYVTWNKDNVSDDTIIKDLRYLSGGLLELEEGVNLAKVEFRAQNPRQNNNNNNNRGRSNNNNNNGKNRQNNNNNNRQRNNNKPKY is encoded by the coding sequence ATGAGTTTTGATTATAATACTACACGTAGCCATTTAATTTTATCGGAATATGGCCGTAACGTACAAAATATGGTAAAGTATATCTGCGAATTACCAACCATTGAAGAACGTAATAAATATGCCCAGGCGGTTATCGACCTGATGGGATTCTTGCAACCGCATTTACGTGATGTTGCCGATTTTAAGCATAAACTTTGGGATCACCTGCACATTATTTCTGGTTATCAAATTGATGTAGATAGTCCTTATCCAAAGCCTTTGATCGAGAATGCCTATATTAAACCAGAGCCCCTGGCCTACCCGCAACAACGCATTACCTACAAACATTATGGTAAAACCGTTGAAAATTTAATTGAAAAAGCCATGCGAGAGGATAACCCTGAGATTAAAAAAGCCATGGTTCAGAGCATTGCCAATTTTATGAAAATGGCTTACGTTACCTGGAACAAGGATAATGTAAGCGACGATACCATTATTAAAGACCTAAGATACCTTTCTGGTGGTTTGCTTGAGCTTGAAGAAGGCGTAAATCTGGCCAAAGTAGAGTTCAGGGCTCAAAATCCGCGACAAAATAATAACAACAACAATAACCGCGGCAGAAGCAACAACAATAATAACAATGGCAAAAATCGCCAAAACAACAATAACAACAACCGTCAACGAAATAACAACAAACCTAAATATTAA
- a CDS encoding histidine phosphatase family protein yields MAKQLLLVRHGKSDWGNLDLKDFDRPLNKRGKENAPEMAERLVNKGFRPDLLVSSPAKRAKSTAKYFAEAYGFDQIQFEAAIYEANTTALLKVVNALDDAADKVLMFGHNPGFTDFANELCNADIYNIPTAGLVFITFPFDSWELVSRGTGELIFFDYPKNTDEI; encoded by the coding sequence ATGGCTAAGCAATTACTATTGGTCCGTCATGGAAAATCGGATTGGGGAAATTTAGACTTAAAAGATTTCGACCGGCCTTTAAACAAACGTGGAAAAGAAAATGCGCCAGAAATGGCCGAACGCCTGGTAAACAAAGGTTTTAGACCCGATTTATTGGTGAGCAGTCCTGCAAAAAGGGCAAAATCAACCGCCAAATACTTCGCCGAAGCTTATGGTTTTGACCAAATCCAATTCGAAGCAGCTATTTATGAAGCCAATACAACTGCCTTGCTTAAAGTGGTTAATGCATTGGATGATGCAGCCGATAAAGTGCTGATGTTTGGGCATAATCCGGGCTTTACCGATTTTGCGAACGAACTCTGCAATGCCGATATCTACAATATTCCAACAGCAGGTCTGGTATTTATTACTTTCCCCTTTGATTCGTGGGAACTGGTAAGCCGCGGAACGGGGGAATTAATCTTTTTCGATTACCCTAAAAATACCGATGAAATTTAG
- a CDS encoding glycosyltransferase family 9 protein, with amino-acid sequence MAATQKIIVLRFSAMGDVAMVASVLHEFVTQNPGTELIMVSRLAFKPFFAGIPNLIFHAIEPKTIHKGIGGLYKLFQELRSYKPAAIADLHDNLRSRVISTFFRLAGTTIKRIDKGRDEKKALTRTTNKIFKPLRKTVERYADVFRELGFELKLSHQINRSVQDLPEKAKELFADHGTKKIGISPFAQHIYKVYDLAKMEKLVASLSNLGYQLFIFGGGKTEQAVAGEWAKKHANTHNLIGNYNLTEELAIISNLDLMVSMDSSGMHMASLVGVPVVSIWGPTHPYAGFLGYGQSESDCIQIDHPARPNSIYGNKPCLCGVENCIDLIEPETIVNKIKEKLNG; translated from the coding sequence ATGGCCGCAACCCAAAAAATTATCGTTTTACGTTTTTCGGCTATGGGCGATGTAGCCATGGTGGCCTCGGTGTTACACGAATTTGTAACACAAAATCCAGGCACTGAGCTGATCATGGTGAGCAGACTAGCGTTCAAGCCATTTTTTGCGGGTATTCCTAATCTCATTTTTCATGCGATTGAACCCAAAACCATTCACAAAGGAATTGGCGGCCTTTACAAGCTTTTTCAGGAACTTCGCAGCTATAAACCTGCTGCAATAGCCGATTTACACGATAATTTAAGAAGCCGGGTAATTTCCACCTTCTTTCGTTTAGCCGGCACTACAATTAAGCGCATTGACAAAGGAAGAGATGAGAAAAAAGCATTAACCCGCACTACAAACAAAATTTTTAAGCCATTAAGAAAAACAGTAGAGCGTTATGCCGATGTTTTTCGGGAGTTGGGTTTTGAACTTAAGCTCAGTCATCAGATTAACAGATCAGTACAAGACTTACCCGAAAAAGCAAAAGAATTATTTGCCGATCATGGTACAAAAAAAATCGGCATCTCTCCTTTTGCACAGCATATTTATAAAGTTTACGATTTGGCTAAAATGGAAAAATTAGTAGCCTCTCTGAGCAATCTGGGTTATCAGCTTTTTATTTTTGGCGGGGGTAAAACCGAGCAGGCAGTTGCCGGAGAATGGGCAAAAAAACACGCCAATACCCATAATTTAATTGGCAACTACAACCTTACCGAAGAACTGGCCATTATTTCGAACCTCGATTTAATGGTAAGCATGGATTCGTCTGGTATGCACATGGCTTCATTGGTTGGTGTGCCCGTTGTTTCTATTTGGGGACCAACGCATCCTTATGCTGGCTTCCTTGGCTATGGGCAATCGGAAAGCGATTGTATTCAGATCGATCACCCGGCCAGACCAAATTCCATTTACGGAAACAAACCCTGCCTTTGCGGTGTTGAAAACTGTATAGATTTAATCGAACCTGAAACAATTGTAAATAAAATTAAGGAGAAACTCAATGGCTAA
- a CDS encoding DUF4254 domain-containing protein, translating into MISEIANRIFNEVITDYHKFDNIDQPVENPYDAESLEHLFYVKNWIDTAQWHMEDVVRNPNIDPVEGLSWKRRIDAQNQVRTDMVEFIDGYFLNLYQGVSALPDAKINTESPAWAIDRLSILALKIYHMQEEAERESASAEHRAQCQTKLNVLLSQREDLSTSIDELLADIEAGKKYMKVYKQMKMYNDPSLNPVLYNKA; encoded by the coding sequence ATGATAAGTGAAATTGCCAACCGCATATTTAATGAAGTAATTACAGACTACCACAAGTTTGACAATATTGACCAACCGGTTGAAAACCCATACGATGCCGAAAGTTTAGAACATCTTTTTTACGTTAAAAACTGGATCGATACCGCACAATGGCACATGGAAGATGTAGTGCGCAATCCAAACATTGATCCTGTAGAAGGTTTAAGCTGGAAAAGACGCATTGATGCGCAAAACCAGGTGCGTACTGATATGGTAGAGTTTATAGATGGTTATTTCTTAAATCTTTATCAGGGTGTTTCGGCTCTGCCTGATGCAAAAATCAATACAGAAAGTCCAGCATGGGCAATTGACAGGCTTTCTATTCTGGCACTAAAAATTTATCACATGCAGGAAGAAGCTGAACGTGAAAGCGCATCGGCCGAGCACCGCGCCCAATGCCAAACCAAGCTTAATGTTTTGTTATCGCAACGTGAAGATTTATCAACCAGTATAGATGAATTATTGGCTGATATTGAGGCTGGTAAAAAATACATGAAAGTTTATAAGCAAATGAAAATGTACAACGACCCAAGTTTAAACCCGGTGTTGTATAATAAAGCATAA